The following coding sequences are from one Bacteroidia bacterium window:
- a CDS encoding UvrD-helicase domain-containing protein: MSFIVYKSSAGSGKTFTLVKEYLRLALLDNTVPPTSYRKIIAITFTNKAASEMKERVLKTLREFSLSDENKISESSKMMLQLLCEETGLKVSEINEKSTLLLKSILHNYSDFGISTIDSFVHKIVRAFARDLKLSTDFEIEMNDEKILSLAVNKLINKAGTDDLISKILLDFAETKASEEKSWHIEKDLLQFSKKLFRENDLVFIEKLKNTPLENFFSIKKKIEFDIKKFENSLQEIAHSAFKLIQEKQLNEDVFYYKNSGIYGYFKKLSDKKIELDNCEPNSYVTKTIEQDKWFSNTAKPDEKIIFESIKNKITQAYSEIQELIKRDLETIFLYSLLQKNMYSMALLSEVEKLLEEIKTENNIVHISEFGKIISKEISEQPVPFIYERLGEKYTNYMIDEFQDTSVIQFRNLLPLFENSLSENQFNMLVGDGKQAIYRWRGGDVKQFSDLPHIQHENILLLKQREKALIRGYEERFLKKNFRSKKEIIQFNNDFFKTLSTTLSENYQGVYKNSEQEFDEKNEGGFVSIEFLKKEEKTFDELNLERIYELILQLQEQKIPFSEVAILVRKNKHGSLIAQYLNEKGINIISSDSLLLKKSSDVNFIFSTLNYLQNSNDTISKTSMLCYILEKNSKNNFHETISKTIFSEANFSHFLSENGFDLNRNFLLKLPLYELCEEIIRQPGFIAKNNTYVHFFLEEVFTFSIQQNATIEAFIEMWEEEQNQPSIVVSEGSEAVNIMTIHHSKGLEFKAVIFPFANWNLSENKNEIWVDIDEKNSLEGLSAAILPVSQKLEKTAYAENYIEEKNKILLDNLNLVYVALTRAEKKLFVLTSSGKENVKEIKNIADMFSYYLQQTNQWQSDKTVYEYGNFISENEVQKNNFSNDLYPIPSFNTQNWRENIKIRTSTNDNNNRKNYGIAVHYALSKIKTLNDIPEAIKKLATKALLSKEELEILEEKLNRMLQLPHVKIFFQEGLTIKSEMEIILRNGTVYRPDRIILEKGKTIVMDYKTGEVSEKYEKQIEKYADALTEMGYKNIEKYIFYIEKETMEKV, from the coding sequence ATGTCGTTTATTGTTTATAAATCTTCTGCTGGATCGGGAAAAACGTTCACTTTGGTGAAAGAATATTTACGACTTGCATTGCTTGATAATACAGTACCTCCAACGTCTTACAGAAAAATAATTGCCATCACATTTACCAATAAAGCCGCTTCCGAAATGAAGGAGCGCGTATTGAAAACATTAAGAGAATTTTCGCTTAGCGATGAAAATAAGATTTCCGAAAGTTCCAAAATGATGCTTCAATTATTGTGTGAGGAAACCGGATTAAAAGTGTCGGAAATTAATGAGAAATCAACACTTTTATTAAAAAGTATTTTACATAATTATTCTGATTTTGGCATCAGTACTATTGATAGTTTTGTGCATAAAATTGTACGCGCCTTTGCACGCGATTTAAAACTTTCAACTGATTTTGAAATCGAAATGAATGATGAAAAAATTCTTTCGCTTGCCGTTAATAAGCTCATTAATAAAGCTGGGACAGACGATTTAATTAGTAAAATATTGCTTGATTTTGCAGAAACAAAAGCGAGCGAAGAAAAAAGTTGGCACATCGAAAAGGACCTATTACAATTTTCAAAAAAATTATTTCGAGAAAATGATTTAGTCTTTATTGAAAAATTAAAAAATACCCCGCTCGAAAATTTTTTTTCGATCAAAAAAAAGATTGAATTTGACATTAAAAAGTTTGAAAATTCACTCCAAGAAATAGCACATTCAGCTTTTAAATTAATCCAAGAAAAGCAATTAAATGAAGATGTTTTTTATTATAAAAACAGTGGAATTTATGGCTATTTCAAGAAATTATCTGATAAAAAAATTGAACTTGATAATTGTGAACCGAACAGTTATGTAACGAAAACAATCGAGCAAGACAAATGGTTTTCAAATACTGCAAAACCAGATGAAAAAATAATTTTTGAATCCATAAAAAATAAAATTACGCAAGCGTATTCAGAGATTCAAGAACTCATTAAAAGGGATTTAGAAACAATTTTCTTATACAGTTTGTTGCAAAAAAATATGTATTCCATGGCTTTGCTGAGTGAAGTGGAAAAATTATTGGAAGAAATAAAAACAGAAAATAACATTGTGCATATTTCTGAATTCGGAAAAATTATTTCGAAAGAAATTTCCGAACAGCCAGTTCCTTTTATTTATGAACGTTTGGGAGAAAAATATACGAATTACATGATTGATGAATTTCAAGATACTTCCGTCATTCAATTTCGGAATTTATTGCCTTTATTTGAAAATTCCCTTTCTGAAAATCAGTTCAACATGCTTGTCGGCGACGGGAAACAAGCTATTTATCGCTGGCGCGGAGGCGATGTAAAACAGTTTTCTGATTTGCCGCACATTCAGCATGAAAATATTTTATTGTTAAAGCAGCGCGAAAAAGCCTTGATAAGAGGTTACGAGGAACGTTTTTTAAAGAAAAATTTTAGAAGTAAAAAAGAAATTATTCAGTTCAACAATGATTTTTTCAAAACACTTTCCACTACTCTTTCTGAGAATTATCAAGGTGTTTATAAAAATTCAGAACAAGAATTTGACGAAAAAAACGAAGGTGGTTTTGTGTCGATCGAATTTCTGAAAAAAGAAGAAAAAACGTTTGACGAGTTAAATTTGGAGCGCATATATGAATTGATTTTGCAACTTCAAGAACAAAAAATTCCGTTCAGCGAAGTGGCGATATTGGTTCGGAAAAACAAGCACGGAAGCCTCATCGCGCAGTATTTGAATGAAAAAGGAATCAACATTATTTCGTCCGATTCTCTTTTATTAAAAAAATCTAGCGACGTAAATTTTATTTTTTCAACACTTAATTATTTACAAAATTCGAACGATACCATCAGCAAAACAAGTATGTTGTGTTATATATTGGAAAAGAATTCGAAAAATAATTTCCATGAAACTATTTCAAAAACTATTTTTTCAGAAGCAAATTTTTCTCATTTTTTATCGGAAAACGGATTCGATTTAAACCGAAATTTTCTCCTGAAATTACCTTTGTATGAATTGTGCGAAGAGATTATTCGTCAGCCAGGTTTTATTGCAAAAAATAATACTTACGTACATTTTTTTCTGGAAGAAGTTTTTACATTTTCGATCCAACAAAATGCCACAATTGAAGCATTTATCGAAATGTGGGAAGAAGAGCAAAATCAGCCATCCATAGTTGTTTCGGAAGGAAGCGAAGCCGTAAATATCATGACAATTCATCATTCGAAAGGCTTGGAATTTAAAGCCGTTATTTTTCCTTTTGCAAATTGGAATTTGAGCGAAAACAAAAATGAAATTTGGGTAGATATCGACGAAAAAAATAGTTTAGAAGGTTTGTCGGCAGCGATTCTTCCGGTTTCTCAAAAGCTTGAAAAAACAGCTTATGCAGAAAATTACATCGAAGAAAAAAATAAAATTTTACTCGATAATTTGAATCTCGTTTATGTTGCTTTAACTCGCGCTGAAAAAAAACTTTTTGTACTTACTTCTTCTGGTAAGGAAAACGTAAAAGAAATTAAAAACATAGCAGATATGTTTTCATATTATTTACAGCAAACAAACCAATGGCAAAGCGATAAAACCGTTTATGAATATGGAAATTTCATCTCAGAAAATGAGGTTCAAAAAAATAATTTTTCAAACGACTTGTATCCGATTCCTTCATTCAATACTCAAAATTGGCGTGAAAATATTAAAATAAGAACCAGTACAAATGACAATAATAACAGAAAAAATTACGGAATTGCGGTGCATTATGCGCTTTCGAAAATTAAAACGCTAAACGATATTCCAGAAGCAATAAAAAAATTAGCAACAAAAGCCTTGCTATCGAAGGAAGAATTAGAGATCCTCGAAGAAAAATTAAACAGAATGTTGCAACTCCCGCACGTAAAAATATTTTTTCAAGAAGGATTAACTATTAAATCCGAAATGGAAATTATTTTGAGAAATGGTACTGTTTATAGACCAGACAGAATCATTTTAGAAAAAGGCAAAACCATCGTAATGGATTATAAAACAGGTGAAGTATCGGAAAAATACGAAAAACAAATTGAAAAATATGCCGATGCTTTAACGGAAATGGGTTACAAAAACATCGAAAAATATATTTTTTACATCGAAAAAGAAACGATGGAAAAAGTATAA
- a CDS encoding T9SS type A sorting domain-containing protein: protein MSKITTLLLFLIFSTQLKAQVFWTETFNNSCTAGCDVSFYAGTNGAWTDNTSLGANAAQANRWYVSCAENGHTAGVCGTGCKPASATATLASLHIGAHDGFVLDAGASYDAGGLCGLGICVKTDKRAESPTINCTGLTGITLAFDYIENGQAGSDYATVWYYDGTTWTQIATPAQTVVCGSGQGQWTAYSIALPASANNNANVKIGFRWVNNDDGLGTDPSVAIDNVTLSAAKGLPINLIDFTGNCVDNTVTLNWSTASETNNNYFSIERTTDGATWQLAGKIRGAGNITEIKNYTFTEINPASNAPLYYRLSQTDFDGDSRSFNEINITCTGTDEKNISIYPNPTSGSFNLEFANGMEKTVQNINVYTVLGQIIFHQAVADKNIQELQTIDLSTYSQGIYFLEIRTLSGIITKKIIIN from the coding sequence ATGTCAAAAATTACAACCCTGCTCTTGTTTTTAATCTTTAGCACTCAACTGAAGGCGCAAGTTTTTTGGACGGAAACTTTTAATAACAGTTGTACAGCTGGTTGTGATGTTAGTTTTTATGCTGGTACAAATGGCGCATGGACAGATAATACTTCATTAGGTGCAAATGCAGCACAAGCCAATCGTTGGTATGTAAGTTGTGCTGAAAATGGGCATACTGCGGGAGTATGTGGCACGGGCTGCAAACCTGCCAGTGCCACGGCAACACTTGCCAGTTTGCATATTGGCGCCCATGATGGTTTTGTATTAGACGCAGGAGCTTCTTACGATGCAGGAGGATTGTGTGGCTTGGGCATTTGTGTTAAAACAGATAAGCGAGCGGAATCACCCACCATTAATTGTACAGGATTAACAGGCATTACACTCGCTTTTGATTACATAGAAAATGGACAAGCCGGTTCCGATTATGCAACCGTTTGGTATTATGACGGAACTACTTGGACACAAATTGCTACTCCTGCACAAACAGTAGTTTGCGGAAGTGGACAAGGACAATGGACAGCTTATTCAATTGCTTTACCAGCAAGTGCCAACAATAATGCAAATGTAAAAATTGGTTTCCGTTGGGTAAACAATGATGATGGTTTAGGTACCGACCCTTCTGTTGCGATAGACAATGTAACCTTAAGTGCAGCCAAAGGGCTTCCCATTAATTTAATAGATTTCACAGGTAATTGTGTGGATAATACCGTTACACTTAATTGGAGTACCGCCAGCGAAACCAATAATAATTATTTCAGCATTGAACGTACAACAGATGGCGCAACTTGGCAATTGGCAGGGAAAATAAGAGGAGCAGGCAACATTACCGAAATAAAAAATTACACATTTACAGAAATAAATCCCGCATCGAACGCTCCTCTCTATTATCGGCTTAGCCAAACCGATTTTGACGGAGATTCGCGTTCTTTTAACGAAATAAATATTACGTGTACCGGCACTGATGAAAAAAATATTTCCATTTATCCGAATCCTACTTCAGGAAGTTTTAATTTAGAATTTGCGAATGGGATGGAAAAAACGGTTCAGAACATAAATGTTTATACTGTTTTAGGACAAATTATTTTTCATCAAGCTGTTGCCGATAAAAACATTCAGGAACTTCAAACAATAGATTTATCAACTTACTCTCAAGGAATTTATTTCTTAGAAATTCGAACCTTGAGCGGAATCATTACAAAAAAAATCATTATAAATTAG